In a genomic window of Chrysemys picta bellii isolate R12L10 chromosome 1, ASM1138683v2, whole genome shotgun sequence:
- the MCHR1 gene encoding melanin-concentrating hormone receptor 1 has product MFPLFSEWPRLQSISYTSIIMPSVFGIICLFGIAGNSMVIFTVVKKSKFHGCHNVPDIFIINLSVVDLLFLLGMPFMIHQLMGTGIWHFGETMCALITVMDANSQFTSTYILTAMSIDRYLATVHLISSSRFRKPFVAILVICLLWGFSFISITPVWLYARLIPFPGGTVGCGICLPNPETDRYWFTLYQFFLAFALPFVVIVAAYAQILQCMKSSVAPASQCSVRLRLRRVRRIAIAICLVFFICWSPYHLLQLIQLSISHPSLIFYYTYNAAISLGYANSCLNPFVYIGLCETFRKYPVLSVTPMAQE; this is encoded by the coding sequence ATGTTTCCTTTGTTTTCAGAGTGGCCACGACTGCAGAGCATTTCTTATACCAGCATCATCATGCCCTCTGTGTTTGGCATCATCTGTCTCTTTGGCATTGCTGGCAACTCTATGGTCATCTTTACAGTGGTGAAGAAATCCAAGTTCCATGGGTGCCACAATGTCCCAGACATCTTCATCATCAATCTCTCAGTAGTGGACCTCCTTTTCCTCTTGGGCATGCCATTCATGATCCACCAACTCATGGGCACTGGAATCTGGCACTTTGGTGAGACCATGTGCGCACTCATCACTGTCATGGATGCCAACAGCCAGTTCACCAGTACTTATATTCTTACTGCTATGTCCATAGACCGATATTTGGCCACGGTTCACCTCATTTCCTCTTCAAGGTTCAGGAAGCCCTTTGTCGCTATCTTGGTGATCTGCCTCCTCTGGGGATTCTCATTCATCAGCATTACTCCAGTATGGCTCTATGCCAGGCTCATTCCATTCCCTGGTGGTACTGTGGGCTGTGGCATCTGCCTCCCCAATCCAGAGACTGACCGGTACTGGTTCACTTTGTACCAATTCTTCCTGGCCTTTGCTCTTCCCTTTGTAGTTATTGTTGCCGCATATGCACAGATACTTCAATGCATGAAGTCCTCTGTAGCCCCAGCTAGCCAATGCAGTGTCCGGCTGAGGTTGAGAAGAGTGAGACGGATTGCCATTGCTATATGCCTGGTCTTCTTTATCTGTTGGTCACCATATCACTTGCTACAGTTGATACAGCTGTCTATCAGTCACCCAAGTCTTATCTTCTATTACACATATAATGCAGCCATCAGCCTAGGCTATGCGAACAGTTGCCTCAACCCCTTTGTGTACATTGGGCTGTGTGAGACTTTTCGCAAATACCCGGTTCTCTCTGTCACTCCAATGGCACAGGAGTAG